The following DNA comes from Cedecea neteri.
TTAATCATGCAAAGTGGCTTATGAACTTCACCGGGATAAAAAATAACAAAGTCCCCGACATTCAGGTTAATAATCCTTTCATCATCCGGCGTTTTAATAAAAGCAATATCACTTTTTGCCAGCTTATCCTCCATCATTTCCGTATGTAGTGGCTTCAGGCTAAAAGCCATACCTTCTTGCCCACTTAGCACAAGCTGAACGTCCAGATATCTTTCATGATACTCCGGGAGCGCATCCCAGGCGGATCGCGTATTACCCTCAATGACTAAAGCCCACACACTCTCGCCTGCAACCGCGTATTTCCCCGTCGGAGAATCGGCATTGATATTCTTCAAAACATAATCCAGGGCCTCGATTATTTTCGATGGCAGCCACGGATTTAAACCTAGCTCATTAATGTTTCCAACAATCATATAACATCCTTTATTCAATACGGGCGGGAACGTCTTTTTTATTAAATAGCCACCATTAAAAAATAAAGATATTAGTGAAATATGGAAATGTGATCTACTTCACGCATTTAAATTATAAATAACCTGGCAGGATAATAAGTTGCTTCCCTTAACGTTTTTTAGGCTAATTTCCGTATATTGTTTCACATATGAGTTGCACTGTTCTATATATGAAACAAAACGACGAATTAATTCGCAGTAAAATAAGTTCGATATATAAAACAAACGAGCATTCTATATATAAAACAAATAATCAAAGCGGAAATAAACATGCGTATTCCAGAGAGCCTAAAAGAGAGCAAAGCCCCCGCAGCCGTCAGGCTGGTGGCTATTCTTGATTTTATTGCGGAGAAAGGTAGCGCCAGTTTTAGCGAAATCAGCAC
Coding sequences within:
- a CDS encoding YhcH/YjgK/YiaL family protein, encoding MIVGNINELGLNPWLPSKIIEALDYVLKNINADSPTGKYAVAGESVWALVIEGNTRSAWDALPEYHERYLDVQLVLSGQEGMAFSLKPLHTEMMEDKLAKSDIAFIKTPDDERIINLNVGDFVIFYPGEVHKPLCMINGNAAPVKKAVIKIAKDYL